In a genomic window of Thiosocius teredinicola:
- a CDS encoding MBL fold metallo-hydrolase, which translates to MFKYFFMLLASVPMLTTGVVTAANQSYSALHLQQVADDVYAVIGPFGNRSPENLGNNATFGFVVTDEGVVLVDSGGSYKGAQAIDAVIRQVTDKPVKIVVNSGGQDHRWLGNGYFKEKGARIIASTAAVADQRARQQDQLLVLGNLVGPEGMSGTEPVYADETFDESMSITLGKKTFALSKVGPAHTPGDSLVWLPDERVVFSGDVVYVGRMLGVLPYSNAKHWIEAFETMAALEPVGIIPGHGPPTDLEGARADSLDYLVFLRELVGEFMDGGGDITQIGTLDQSRFEHLVDYATLKGRNAQQVFQEMEWE; encoded by the coding sequence ATGTTCAAGTACTTTTTCATGCTGCTCGCGTCCGTGCCGATGCTCACTACCGGCGTTGTGACGGCGGCGAACCAAAGCTATTCTGCACTGCACCTGCAACAGGTCGCCGACGATGTCTACGCGGTGATAGGACCCTTCGGAAACCGTTCACCGGAAAACCTCGGCAACAACGCGACGTTCGGTTTCGTCGTGACCGACGAAGGTGTTGTGCTGGTCGACTCCGGTGGCAGCTACAAGGGTGCGCAGGCGATTGACGCCGTGATCCGACAGGTCACCGACAAGCCGGTAAAGATAGTCGTCAACAGCGGGGGACAGGATCACCGGTGGTTGGGCAATGGCTATTTCAAAGAGAAAGGCGCACGGATCATCGCGAGCACCGCAGCGGTCGCAGATCAGCGTGCACGCCAACAAGACCAATTGCTGGTACTGGGTAATCTGGTCGGCCCGGAAGGGATGAGCGGCACGGAACCCGTCTACGCCGACGAGACGTTCGACGAAAGCATGAGTATCACGCTCGGGAAGAAAACGTTCGCACTAAGCAAGGTTGGACCCGCACACACGCCGGGCGATAGCCTGGTGTGGCTGCCTGACGAGCGTGTCGTGTTCAGCGGTGACGTGGTGTACGTGGGGCGCATGCTGGGCGTCTTGCCATATTCGAATGCCAAACATTGGATCGAGGCGTTCGAGACAATGGCAGCGCTAGAGCCTGTCGGCATCATTCCCGGACACGGCCCGCCCACTGACCTGGAAGGTGCGCGCGCCGATTCTCTCGACTACCTCGTGTTTCTCCGCGAATTGGTCGGAGAGTTTATGGACGGCGGCGGTGACATCACCCAGATCGGCACACTCGACCAGAGCCGTTTCGAGCATCTTGTGGACTACGCAACCCTCAAAGGCCGCAATGCCCAACAGGTGTTTCAGGAGATGGAATGGGAGTAG
- a CDS encoding DUF1328 domain-containing protein translates to MLSWALIFLVVALIAGVLGFSGIAGTASQIAWILFVVGLIVALVFFVMGKRPRV, encoded by the coding sequence ATGTTGAGTTGGGCACTTATTTTCTTGGTTGTTGCACTCATTGCGGGTGTGCTGGGTTTTTCAGGTATTGCCGGTACGGCATCGCAGATCGCGTGGATCCTGTTTGTGGTCGGGTTGATCGTCGCCCTGGTGTTCTTTGTTATGGGCAAGAGGCCACGCGTGTAG
- a CDS encoding chromate resistance protein ChrB domain-containing protein: protein MSSFNSHAWVLFTSTLPGRSQSTPRVRLWRALKELGSAPLRDGVILLPANDRHRAALEAIGAQVEKDGGTAWLLELPAQRPMVEEQLRAAFDRTEAYTELERKLVGLRSDAVGLDETSARQRLRQLHRDFEGVSAIDFFPGDAQARVRVMLEELTEQLNRRFSPQEPAASDGQIAQLKSSDYHARQWATRRHLWVDRVASAWLIRRFIDDEARFVWLERPDACPKDALGFDFDGAAFTHVGERVTFEVLTASFGLDADPGLVRLGRLVHFLDVGGIEVAEAAGFEAVLAGLRDTAPDDDALLNAMTPMLDGLYQRYLTAET, encoded by the coding sequence ATGTCCAGTTTCAATTCTCATGCATGGGTCCTGTTTACGAGCACCCTCCCCGGCCGATCACAAAGCACGCCGCGGGTCCGGTTATGGCGTGCGCTGAAAGAGCTGGGCTCAGCCCCTTTACGTGATGGCGTGATCTTGCTGCCCGCGAACGATCGCCACCGGGCGGCGCTGGAGGCCATAGGTGCCCAGGTCGAGAAGGACGGCGGTACGGCCTGGTTGCTCGAACTGCCGGCGCAGCGTCCCATGGTTGAAGAACAGTTGCGTGCCGCTTTCGACCGCACCGAAGCCTATACGGAACTCGAGCGGAAACTGGTGGGGTTGCGTTCGGATGCGGTCGGCCTGGACGAAACATCGGCCCGGCAGCGCCTGCGCCAGCTGCACCGCGATTTTGAAGGGGTCTCGGCGATCGATTTCTTCCCCGGCGATGCGCAAGCGCGGGTGCGCGTGATGTTGGAAGAACTCACCGAGCAACTGAATCGACGGTTTTCGCCACAAGAACCGGCGGCTTCGGACGGACAGATCGCACAGCTTAAGTCATCCGATTACCACGCCAGGCAGTGGGCGACACGACGGCATCTTTGGGTAGATCGCGTGGCCAGCGCGTGGTTGATACGTCGTTTCATCGACGACGAGGCGCGGTTTGTCTGGCTGGAGCGCCCGGATGCGTGCCCGAAGGATGCTTTGGGTTTCGATTTCGACGGCGCGGCATTCACGCATGTTGGTGAGCGAGTGACCTTCGAGGTGCTAACGGCGAGTTTCGGACTGGACGCGGACCCGGGGCTGGTTCGGCTGGGCCGATTGGTGCACTTCCTCGATGTGGGCGGCATCGAGGTGGCTGAAGCGGCCGGTTTTGAAGCCGTACTCGCGGGCCTGCGCGACACCGCGCCGGACGATGACGCACTGCTCAACGCGATGACGCCCATGCTGGATGGGCTTTATCAGCGGTATTTGACGGCTGAAACCTAA
- a CDS encoding PAS domain S-box protein has product MTADHPPTRLPGIDIQFELDAQGRFKRVDEDAHALFGVPTDELIGEHFSMVLAKQQVDDAVHRLPAAAAGRLARVACRLRHRDGREFDAEAIACRMDDASVCVIVRAVGELPPAQMDSARLAAIVESSNDAIISKTTAGIVTSWNSAAQRIFGFTADEMVGQSVLTIVPPERIDEERDFLTRIAAGEQIQNRETFRLNKAGKAVAVSVTVSPIFGESNEIIGVSSIAREISERQARKAELRESLERFRTLADNISQLAWMADAQGWIFWYNQRWYDYTGTTLDEMQGWGWKKVHHPDHVERVVARIQHSWNTGEPWEDTFPLRGADGRYRWFLSRALPIHDSEGRITRWFGTNTDVTEQREREEQIQLLLREINHRSKNMLALVQAIARQTTSTHPDDFIEHFLERIQALSASQDLLVNSGWRGAYIVDLVTSQLAHFKDLIGSRIRIDGPRLELNAAAAQALGMVVHELATNAGKYGALSNDEGRVVITWQRQDGDGDGDQFSMQWTELDGPPVTAPTRRGFGSVVVEQMASVSLGATAELEYKEQGLVWRLLAPTERAIHGEPKGTALSSQASTGHTTDRKRILIVDDDSMLALDLAERLRTAGFEPLGPAHTVEQALSLLAEHGCDCAVLDINLGDETSEAIAHKLQSLDAPFITLSGYSRTQKPAIFDNVAHLSKPVNTRDLIQAVRGAMSGNDQASE; this is encoded by the coding sequence TTGACCGCTGACCATCCGCCAACCCGCTTGCCCGGTATTGATATCCAGTTTGAACTGGATGCTCAGGGCAGATTCAAGCGCGTCGATGAGGACGCGCATGCTTTGTTTGGCGTGCCTACTGACGAGCTGATCGGCGAACATTTTTCGATGGTTCTGGCGAAGCAGCAGGTCGACGACGCGGTCCACAGACTACCTGCTGCCGCAGCTGGGAGATTGGCGCGCGTCGCCTGCCGGCTACGGCATCGGGATGGGCGCGAGTTCGATGCGGAGGCGATTGCCTGCCGTATGGACGACGCTTCGGTTTGTGTCATCGTCAGGGCCGTTGGCGAGCTGCCGCCGGCACAGATGGACAGCGCACGTCTTGCCGCAATCGTTGAATCGTCAAACGACGCAATCATCAGCAAGACAACCGCCGGCATCGTAACCAGCTGGAATTCTGCCGCACAACGCATTTTCGGCTTTACCGCGGACGAGATGGTCGGTCAGTCGGTGCTGACGATCGTTCCTCCGGAGCGCATCGACGAAGAGCGCGACTTTCTTACGCGGATTGCCGCTGGCGAGCAGATACAGAACCGCGAAACCTTCCGCCTGAACAAAGCGGGCAAAGCCGTTGCTGTGTCGGTGACGGTGTCGCCGATCTTCGGCGAATCCAACGAGATCATCGGCGTGTCGTCCATCGCGCGCGAGATCAGCGAGCGCCAGGCACGAAAGGCGGAATTGCGCGAGTCGCTCGAGCGCTTCCGCACACTCGCCGACAACATCAGTCAACTGGCCTGGATGGCCGACGCCCAGGGGTGGATCTTCTGGTACAACCAGCGTTGGTACGATTACACGGGAACGACGCTGGACGAGATGCAGGGCTGGGGTTGGAAGAAAGTGCACCACCCCGATCATGTAGAGCGCGTCGTTGCGCGCATACAGCATTCCTGGAATACCGGCGAACCCTGGGAAGATACCTTTCCATTACGTGGGGCCGACGGGCGCTATCGCTGGTTCCTGTCCCGTGCCCTCCCGATCCATGACAGCGAGGGGCGGATCACACGCTGGTTCGGCACCAACACCGATGTCACCGAACAGCGCGAGCGCGAAGAACAGATACAGTTGTTGCTGCGCGAGATCAATCATCGCTCGAAGAACATGCTCGCGCTGGTCCAGGCTATCGCGCGGCAGACAACGTCAACTCATCCTGATGACTTCATTGAGCACTTCCTCGAGCGTATTCAGGCACTCAGCGCCAGCCAGGATCTGCTGGTCAACAGCGGTTGGCGCGGCGCCTACATCGTCGACCTCGTCACTTCGCAGCTTGCCCATTTCAAAGACCTGATCGGCAGTCGCATCCGGATCGATGGCCCACGTCTGGAACTCAACGCCGCGGCCGCGCAGGCCTTGGGGATGGTGGTGCACGAACTGGCGACCAACGCCGGCAAATACGGCGCCCTTTCCAACGACGAGGGGCGAGTGGTCATCACCTGGCAACGCCAGGATGGGGACGGCGACGGCGATCAGTTCTCGATGCAGTGGACTGAACTCGATGGACCGCCGGTCACCGCACCCACGCGCCGCGGTTTCGGCTCGGTCGTGGTGGAGCAAATGGCCAGCGTATCGCTCGGTGCGACCGCTGAGCTCGAATACAAAGAACAGGGCTTGGTATGGCGACTGCTGGCACCGACCGAACGCGCCATTCATGGCGAACCTAAGGGAACTGCCCTGTCCTCGCAGGCATCGACTGGCCATACGACCGATCGAAAACGTATTCTGATTGTCGATGACGATTCGATGCTGGCTTTGGATCTCGCCGAGCGCCTGCGAACGGCCGGTTTCGAACCGCTGGGGCCGGCGCATACCGTTGAACAGGCGTTGTCGCTGCTCGCAGAACACGGCTGCGATTGTGCAGTACTCGACATCAACCTGGGCGACGAGACATCGGAAGCGATCGCACACAAATTGCAGTCGCTCGACGCACCGTTCATCACCCTATCGGGTTACTCGCGCACACAAAAACCGGCAATCTTCGACAATGTCGCGCATCTCAGCAAACCGGTGAACACCCGCGACCTCATCCAGGCCGTGCGCGGCGCAATGAGCGGCAACGATCAAGCGAGCGAATGA